In the Planctomicrobium piriforme genome, ATGTAGGTGGACGGAATCCACGGGGTCGGCTGGTGACGCAGCGTCATCCATAGGCTCAGACCTTGCCACATCATGCCGCGGGCGAGCGTGCCGTCGGCTCCGCCGATGATCTGGTCTGCACTCAGAAAGAGCGCCGGGCCGATGGTGTTGGCGAAGGCCGGTACAAGCGTCGTGCGGCTTTTAAAACTGGTGATGGCGTTCTGTTCGATCGTCAGCGGATGCAGCTTCGCGCCGATGCGATGGGTCTGGGCCCGCCACGCCTGTTCTGATTCGTACTCGCCTGCGAACTGCGGTTCCCAGAAGGCGATGTGACACACCCGGCCGATACCGAAGACGACGACCAGCTTGGCTCCCTGATCGCGGAGCTTGCCGATCTTGTCGGCATAAGTCGGCAAATTCTGGGCGGTGGCGAAATTTCGCTGGTTCTCAGGCACGGTCAGTTTGCCGAGCGGGCCGTAGAACGCCTGTTGCATGGCATTCTGAAAGCCGCCGGGCTCATTACCGGGCAGCGTGCGGCCCTGGGCGTCGCTCCATTCGTCCATATTGAAGCCGTAGACGTGATCGCAGGGAGTATTCCACTCCTTGAGGAAGTGGACTGCCCACCGGTACATCCCCATCGGGCCGACCGGCAGAATCATCGCCAGCTTCTCGCCGGCATCACGGGCACGGCGAATCGTCAGGGCAATGTCGTGACCCATGAACGTGTCGAAGTCGGTCACCGAGCTGCAGGGGAAGAGTTCGAATTTGTCGTGCCACCAGGGCTGGCGCTGCGTGATGGTCTTCGGGTCGTCGGCGACGCAGGCGTCGATCTTTGCGAGATCCCATCCCCGGGGAAAAAAGCCTTCCATCATGGAGCCCTGAATCGTCGTCAGCAGGTTCATTTGGTCTCTCCGGGGTTTGTGCGAGGGGCAAGGTCGCCCCCCTCATCGAGCGTAGGATCTGCGGCATGCGCCTTCAACCACTGGGGCTGTTCTTCATCCGTGGGACGGCTCAGCAGCACCTCGTGGGGATGGAACCGGTTCTTGTAGGCCATTGACGGGCACTCGGCGATCCAGAACCCCAGGTAGACGTGCTGCAATCCCAGGCGTCGTGCGAGTTCGATTTCGCAGAGCAGGGAAAACGTCCCCGGTCCCAGCGGCCTCCACTCCGGCGCATGGTAGAAGTAGATGCTCGACAGGGCCGATGGGA is a window encoding:
- a CDS encoding 6-phosphogluconolactonase is translated as MNLLTTIQGSMMEGFFPRGWDLAKIDACVADDPKTITQRQPWWHDKFELFPCSSVTDFDTFMGHDIALTIRRARDAGEKLAMILPVGPMGMYRWAVHFLKEWNTPCDHVYGFNMDEWSDAQGRTLPGNEPGGFQNAMQQAFYGPLGKLTVPENQRNFATAQNLPTYADKIGKLRDQGAKLVVVFGIGRVCHIAFWEPQFAGEYESEQAWRAQTHRIGAKLHPLTIEQNAITSFKSRTTLVPAFANTIGPALFLSADQIIGGADGTLARGMMWQGLSLWMTLRHQPTPWIPSTYMTTQAGRLFYVEELAGPLQAECN